The region TACGGCGAAGACTTAATACAATTTAGAAGATTAAGCAGAGAAAACAGGTGGATGTATTATGAGACAAGATATATTTCTGAGGAGAAACGCATAAACGTTAGGAGTACTATATGGCGGATATCACGAAGCCAAAAGACGACAAATTTTCCCAGATACATAAACACTTCAGATTTAAGGGGacatgatttttttccctttctggGATGGTGTGCGGACCTATCGACCGCTAACATTACAGTACATCGAATGGTTAACGAATTTTTGGCTCGCAGTATAGCTACGTATTGTTAGTTTGTGACACAACGCTACGGTCTACATATTGGTTAATTACAGGTTCGTCaagtgttttcattgttttacaGGCTTAAGCATTTAGCAATTCGTCGAGCCTTGCGACGATCCAGGAAGGACCCCAAGGAGCTAACTTAAGCGTTAGTAACGTTAACTAGCTACGCATCGTCCAAAAAGCGCTAACGTACCTGAAACCACAAGGGCCTCGTTCGGTCCAACGGTGTGGCAGTTCCCCATTTTACCTACAGAAAAAAAACGTATACAAACCAACTCGACGcttacaaaacaaatttcacttATAAACACACTGTTTTCCTGTCTTTTTCCACCTCAGTTATCGATGAGTCCAACCAAGCTCGATAGTCGAGCAACGAGTAGCGCTTCCGCTTATGACTTTCAAAATAGAAGTAATGTTGAAGAACACGTGCTTTAAATACGCgttgtggttttattttgaaggtcacACTGCCATACTTCTTTACTTATTTTACTCTGATTTTACTACCACTTGACATGATCAGATACCCCTCCCCTCGATTCTGCCCCTCCTCCACCGTCGAGGTATATAATAAAATAGGCGTGGTTGTTTAAATGTCCTCTCACAAAAAATAACCTAAACAAGAAtctctgtagtgtgtgtgtgtgtgtgtgtgtgtgtgtgtgtgtgtgtgtgtgtgtgtgtgtgtgtgtgtgtgtgtgtgtgtgtgtgtgcgtgcgtgcgtgcgtgcgtgcgtgcgtgcgtgtgtggtaCTCAGCCATGTCATGTAGTGTTATGTCAAATATTGTTGTGATAGCTACAGCTTTAGTACTTTAGAGTTGTGCTATAATGTGTGCACATAAAATTCACAGTGTTTCATAGTATTATAATTTCTCTCTATtctctctatttatttctatactAGGCTACTATAAAGTCCCCATGACAAGCAGCTTAAGATTCTCTGTTTGTATTTTCACAacaagttataataataataatccattacatttatatagcgctttattaTACACACTGAAAGTGCTTGGGGGTTTACCACCACTCAGGGCAGCCTTATGACGCCAGGCAGTCCCCACACATCACCTCAGTTGGTTTCAAGCACAATTCAGTCGAAAGCCACTCATTCCTAGGGCAAGGATATTCaactaatatttatatatagtatatatttgtACTCTCctaatcaaatgaatgcattcACTCTGCACAATTACACTCTTTGACCTTCATTACCAAAATATTTGGTGGGCAATACTGCAGAAAAGAAGCGGCCCAACCTGTAACTTTCAAACTAAGACTTTGTCAACACTGTAATCAGGAAAGATCATGACTACTTTCCGGAGAATTCCAAAACTTCAGAGAATGACACTAATTGAATGTTAGCAGTTGCCTCTGTATGCACGATTAAACTCCTGGGTAGGGTGGCGGATCCACAGAAATCACAAACCTGGTCCACATTTAGACCCCTGACCCCGGCAGAGTCAGAGTACAGGACTGGCTTTTATCAGTCAGTTGATGCTTGATGATTTCTACTCATTTGTGGCTGTTGGCAAATATCTTTACCCACTATAACCCAAACAATGTCCTCTTAGATACCTCTGTGAGATTACACATGATAGGGCTACTTTAATGTTTCATAATCACATATATATTGATGATGAGAACATCATCACCATGCCATCATATCTTATTTTCTAGTTCTCTAAGCTTCATTGAGTTTATGATGGCCTTTGTTGGTGCATATAGTTTTGTCAGCTATTCCACATCTGTGCCATTGTGACGTTGTCATGTTTTCCATGTGGCTGACAGATGGAGTGAGTGTGATTGCTTCTGCTGCATTACATTACAAGGATTGCAGCACAAGGGCAGGAATAGACTGGggctagacctggaccacagcCCATACTGGCTCTCTACAACCAGCATGTAAATAtcccacaccaccaccaccaatacCTAAGGGCTGCATTCACAAACATTCCTGAGCGGAAGTAGCATCAAATCCAGCTGCACTCTACAGTGCTGCCTGTGTACTGTTGAAGTCCTGATCTCTCATAAGCTCAGGAAATTTGGCCTAACGAAAGGCACCGTCTCCTCACAATTTCTAAGTGCActtagtgcgtagtttctgccaccCCCATGATGAATTCtgggcttttttatttttttgacaggacagctgaagaaataaaaggggagagagaaggggaatgacatgcagcaaagggccactgcgtcgaggagtaaacctttatatatgggcacccgctctaccaactgagctatctgggcgcccccGTGATGAATTCTAAGTagtgacaacaaaactgtaacCCTGACTGCGCACCCCCGGCCCCCACGCCCTCCTTCACGCAGTTGCTagaagccaaggaggacacggaggattaaaaaaacatgatggactcttccaAAGAGGTAATTACCTTCATTCGAAtttctgcgtgggaaagtcaccggactgcacaatcttctgaacatagccatactgagaaatccagagagagttgtgtggagctgatctGTCTCAATCAgttttgtagcaactcatttggcaatggcttgaaagTAACAGGcgtttattaatataaaaaaagttaattacTAACCCCTCCCTCCCAGGTGCCAAGCAGTAGTCTGATGTACCCACTGTATCCAGCAGGTGGCCCACAGACACAAATCAAGTGCCACGATGACCAGTATAACAGATTCTCTACTGTATAacaaatgcatttttattttctgcttttcctTGTATTGTACATATGTTCAAATCAATCTGCTCCATTAAACCCAGTTCATCTCTACTGCTGTTGATATCCTACTGTCTCCCGATTTGGTCCCTCGCCACAGAGGAAACCATTGAACCAATAGTAATATTATACAATTGACCTAATATGATCCATGGAAACCTCCCCCCTTGGACTAACCACTGCACTGCACTTTTACATTCTAACGCCCTGACTTTACAAAACTACATTAATGATCTATCTTGATCTaatgagttttatttttacattgactgtaaaaataatggatgtagcatcagtgacgtcacacattggtttgtggactgccgttttttttttgtttttttttaagaatattttttgaggcttttccgcctttaaaggtgccctgccatacaaaaccgtttttacttgcattttttgaaatatgttaggtccatatgtgtttgtgttatgttgtgaatgtgaaaatgaactgctacctcccctgtcagctctagccactgaaaagaaataagcagagaaatcaggccaatcacaaaagctattcagtctgacatcatattgcctgagctcattactattcattagcttgcctagttgggctgggtaaaggattctgacagccaggctgtcattggctagctgttagccaatcagattcaaacagcttagcttgttgaatattagaACTGGCTTGAAACAaagtaaccaaggcatttttttccacaaagaatgttacagagtccatggtagaacttcagacattaccacaaagtaatgaaatatgtgtggcagggcacctttaatcaacaggacagctaggtgagaaaggggagagagagggggaagacatgcaggaaatcatcacaggtcggactcgagcactggacctctgcgtcaaggcataagcctcaaagtatatgtgcgcctgctctacccactgaccaACCCGGGCCACAGAAGTTTGCATTTTGACTGTTGCCATTGGAGCCTGAAGTGACCATGTTTGGACAAGAGGGCGGAGCTGGGGAAGACAGGTTTATCATTTTAGAGAAAACATTAACATTACTTGGCCAGTGGGGAAATAAACATTAACCATTTTGATCTCTAATGAGTGATATGGGACaataaaggaaataaataaatatccagCTGGGACGTGAGCCTAATTGCAAAGACAAGTGCAAGCAAAGAAGGCTGATTGATAAGGTCTTTAGAAAGCTGCTGCATGGTTTTGCTTGTTGTATATCCTCAATGGTTacatatctaaaaaaaaaaaacactggccgTATCTCTGCTTATCACAAAGTTATAGCTACAGCCATGTGTTTGTTATACAGCGATGACCCCACCTGAAATCTGTGTTACAGCACGTTTCGCTAACAACGATCATTTCCTGTGTGGCATAATACACATAGTTATAGAAGACATATGAGATATCTCTGTCTCCTTTTGTCTTTACTGGGGAGCCCAAGATTTACATTGATGTGAAGATATTGGTGTAACAGAGGCAGAGCTTGTGGAATCCATGAaatgttatataatatatattcaaatattcaaattaataaattatgatAAAAGCGATTTAATAGTTaagttttgtctcttttctttgaCTGAGCTTCTTAACTATATAGATAATAATTGCTGACCCTGTTAATCAAGAATAAGTTGTCAATGCAAGCAtttccacttaaaaaaaacgtaACTTTAACCTTTGTGCACTTGCTATTCAAAATCACAAATCGGATTAGTTTATGACACCCATTACTAAGACAACATGTGTGACCTATGTGAGCCTCGGAGCTGCGGCAAGCTGGGGTGTTTCTGCTAAGCTAATCATTAAgcatcataaaaaaacaaaagttataTCACCCAGAGTCCCTTAAATTGCAGCCAACCTTTCCATGGAGTTTGGGCCCAGGCGAGCGACAGTAGCGACACAGGGAGCAGACATGGAGCAACAGCTAGACAGGCCAACGTGGAGCAGGCAGATAGAGTTCACCCTGGCTGGCATTGGCTGTGCTGTGGGTCTGGGCAACGTTTGGAGGTTCCCTTATCTCTGCTACAGGAGTGGAGGAGGTGAGACACGAAGCTGACATATCATCCTCAAACAGAATTATAAAACTAGACTGCCCTCTGTACTTATGTACATATACACATCGGTATACATAGGTATAGAATCTGGGTCCAAAGCTTAGCAAATTGTGCTATCAGTGAGCCCTTTACATTCAAACACTTTTTCATGTCGTGATGCTGATTGTGTTGAAAAATGTTCAAATTGTTCTGAATTTACCATAGTGTGTATTTCATGAAAAAATATGTGTTACAAGCCCATAATGTTCTGCGAAATCCTGCATGTACAGTTGGAAGAAACATTGGTTTACAGATATTTTATTCCATTATAAATGActtacttttactgaagttaaATATTACAGGATACCATAAAACTGGGACAGTGGAAACCTCCTTTGCCAGCAAAATGTGAGTGACAGTTGACTTGCCCTAACTTCCTGTCAGGTGCCTTTCTGGTGCCCTATCTGCTCATGCTGGTGGTGCTGGGGATCCCTCTGCTCTACATGGAGCTGATTGTGGGCCAGTACACGAGGAGAGGGCCTGTCCATGCTCTGGCTACTGTCTGCCCACTGTTAAAAGGTACTCCGTGgcatgaaatatattttttcccccagtcACTGAAAGGCatccaaactgtttttttttgtctgtcctCAGGAGTGGGCATAGCATCAGTGGCTATCTCCTTCATCATGTGCACCTACTACAATGTCGTCATCACCTGGGCCCTCTTTTACCTCTTcagctccttccaggcagtgctaCCCTGGCAGAACTGCAACAACACCTGGAACACCCCGAACTGTACCAATCATGCCACCAACAGCAGCTACACCTCCACAGCTAGCCAGGAGTTCTTCAAGTATGTTGCACTGTGTGGGAGAAACCAGCGCTGGTTCTCAGAATTGTAAAAACAGACTAGATTagtagaatcagaatcagcctTAATGGCCAAGTAAGTGTGACCACAGGTACAGGGAATGTGACTCCTTTGTTGCTCTGAAAGtacacagaaatagacataaGGCTAAAAACTGGGGCAACAAAGCTGAACAAAGTAAATGTTTGACTATGTACAGGTGTaagtatgtatttaaaaaagggtgtatatacacatatgcatatgcacatacacataggcacatacataaacacacagctcTATGAGGATTGTAAACAGTAAGACAATAGGGCAATGCAAAAGTGCAAATGGTTCAGTTAATCTGGCTGATTAGAAATCTTCCCTGGGTGTGTTCAGACCGATTGATTGACATCTTTCTGTTAgctttgttgcacctgttagtGCAAATGTCACCTTTATCATTTTTATTGGTGGACAAAGATTTGTGACCTAATGAATTCCCATCTAAACTCTGGCCCACCTCCAACCTGAGCAGatgtctaatcagccagaataactgaaatcccctgtgtgggtgttcagaggctttacTATAACAGGTTGcttttatatctatatatttagcattattaaatatataatttacttGAAAGGTGGCTGCTTGGTGTTTCAGGGTTATTGCACAGGGACTGATCCTGAAACAGTGGACTGGGTTTAAGTGTTCATTGTGTAATAATTAGATCATAGCAGTATTACAAAATTCCTGTAGCGTCACAACAGGCTGTGCTGCTCACCTGCTGACCTCTGACTCTGGTGATTATAAAGTGATTGTTTTAGTGCACAACCTAAAATCAATTAGTCATGTTAGGGAAATCAGTCCAAGTGAAGGCTAGTGATAAGAGTTTGGCAAACAGATCAAATATCTTTAGGAAGTTTGGGAAAGGTAAAGTCATTGAACTTTTTCTCTAGTctaatgtaaaatgtttatatCTATAAATATTCGTAGCTTTCTTCTGCAGCAGTTTCAAACATATTTTGGGTCTTTGGGGTTTTAATGTGGATAAACTGGGGAAGTATTGGGATTAGCTTTCAATATGCAGTGATATGCTTAAGATTTCAAAAAGAAGCTACATTTTTCATTGTGGATATCTTTCTGTTTAGACAGTGGAGTGAAACATCACATTTTGGTTTACTCATTAACTTGTTTAGTTAGTGGATACATGTGGGAATGCATTGTACGTTTTGGTTAAACATTAGTTGGGAGTCGGGATGTGCCAGACAAGCAACTGTTTTTACTGAATTACAGTGAATGCCACAACTGCACAGTGATTGCTTGggaaattattaattttttcaaaattcaGGGAGGACAGCTTGTTTGGTCAGCAGTTACAGGGCGACTCTTGATAGACAAACACATCAGGTTCCTACTCACACATGATTTAAAGCCTACGAAGTCTTTGATTGTGGACGAAACCCTATGAACAtaaattttttgttgttggaaaGCATTAGCTTTAACCACTGACCTGCTCCACCAACCAGAGGAAAACAATGCTAGCGGCCCAGTTAAGCTGTAATGCTATTTGTAAAGAAAACCAATTTGTTAAAATCTCCCTTGTGATTTTATGATATCACATGCAGTGTTGGGCAGGCAGAGATGTAAAAATTAGATGAAAAAAATACagcctttttatttaaatatgtgaACATGAACTGTTTATAATATGTATGGTACTGGTAGTCATCTCTACAGTGTAAACCTCGACCAGGTTTTTATTAATGCAAAGTACAATTCGACCGACTGACCAACACTTCCACCCCTAAAACAGCAAATATATATTGAAATAAGGACTTTATATAACTTTAGGTCacaataaaataacatgaaATAACATTTCATCATGTGAAATATAAACTGGAGTAGTAGAGAAATACTGACAGGGCACAAATATAATATTTGGTTGATAAAAATGGTCAATGATCAGTGGTGGTCAGATGATGATGACAGAACAATCAGTATGgatcagaaacattaaaatcaCCAAAATGGACCCCTGAGGGACACCACATGTAAGTGTTTCCCTGCCAATTGTCCACCAATCGCAAACGGAGGAACCGTGTGTTTTTCGAAAGGTTCAGTTTTAAAGGAATAATGTCAGAATAAATGTAGAATGTAATCGTCTTATAGTATTAATTACTACTTTTTCTCGTCTTTGGCTTCTTTGAAGATATAAGATGCTGGAGCAGACTAGTGGAGTAGATGAAACAGGAGTGGTCCGGTGGGAGCTTTTACTCCTTCTCTTTCTGGCTTGGATCCTCATTTACTTTTGCATCTTTAAGGGGGTGAAATCAACAGGCAAGGTGTGTGAAAAGAGAGTGAAATTAAGACAGACAAAAAGGCAGACAGTGGATAACAACCATTGTTTGTCTCTGTTTGTAGGTGGTGTACTTTACGGCTCTATTCCCGTATGTGATCCTGATTGCACTGCTGATCAATAATGCACAGCTTCCCGGAGCATTAGATGGAATAACCTTCTTCATTGTGCCGGAATGGGGCAAGCTGCTCTCAGTGGAGGTAAGAAGGAAGAAACGTAGGAGAGGAGGAACTGGAAATAGCTTCTGTCTGACATACGAGAGCAGTTAACTAGTAGATTTATACTAGTATTCATATTGGCATGGGTATTGAAACTTGGTACTGGCAGTGATCAATGGTTTTGGATGATCATCCCTCTGTGTTGCAGGTGTGGGTGAACGCTGCAGCTCAGATCTTTAACTCCATCGGGATTGGTTTCGGCTCCTTGATGGCCATGTCCAGCTACAACTCCTTTAACAACAACGTTTTAAAGTAATAAGCCAAAATACTCATCCACTCAGTTTCCCCCCCTTTCCTTATTGTTAAGGATCACTGGGCAGTAAGAAAGTGATATTAAATAAACATCTTCTTTCTCCGGCAGGGACACCCTGACTATATCCATCATCAACTCCCTCACCAGCATCCTGGCAGGTTTTGTCATTTTCTCTGCTTTTGGATACATGTCTCACCTGCAGGGCATCCCTGTCAGCGATCTGGCTGTGGATGGTAAGAAAACAAAGTAAACAAACTAATATCTTCAGCTCCAGGGGGATtagtttgattttattttggtttgttGTCCTTTTTCCAATGATACTGTTAGTATGACTGGGTAATTACTCATATAAAtgattttaataaaaacaatattttgccTTTGTGAGGGTTTGTAGGGTTATAAATCAGTATCCtcatatatataaacaaatggTGTGTTTATACACAACATCAGTATGCTTCTTTCAAATGCATGTCTAGCAATGAACTTCccactatttatttttttaataaagatacattttgatttaaaactTTTATATATTTGCAGTCAAGTCTCACTGAGAGGTTGTGCTAGAGATGTTGATACATTCTTCATATATTGCTCTTTTTCCATGACAATTTTCATAATTTTACATCAGTTTTACTACGTTGAagggtcataaaaaaaaatgttttcaatcaGCACTGCTATAAACTGacatcttgtgtgtttgtgtatccaGGTCCAGgacttgtttttgttctttacCCACAAGCCTTTGCCAACATGCCAGTGGCTCAGCTCTGGGCTGTGATGTTCTTCTTCATGCTGCTTTGCCTTGGACTGGACAGTGAGGTAGTTAACGGGGAATTACAACTTCAGTAATGATTGCTGCAATCCTACAGACCTACAGTGACTcaggatttttttctttcttttttttttttttttttgccagtttgCAATGGTTGAAGTGATGGTAACCAGTCTTATGGATGAGTTCTATCAACATCTGATTCAAATTTTCAAGCGGAAGGAGCTGTTTGTTCTTGCAGTTTGTGGTGCAGCGTGCCTTCTAGGAATTCCTTGCGTCATGCAGGTATAGACTGTAATTTAATGGAGGCACTTTAGAGAAAGTATAACCAGATTGTAAAATCATTAGTCTCACTTACCTGCCGTTCTAAAGAGTGTGTCTCTTTTCAGGTGGGTATCTATGTGTTCCAGCTCATGGACCATTACACTGCCATAGTGTCCATCATGTTTCTGGCAGTCTTTGAGGTTATAGCCATCTGTTGGTGTTATGGTGAGCAAATGTGTTCAgttgtctctcttttttcagTGGCCAGTTAATGTAATTTACTCCCAAAGTAGACACATCTTAACACTTCTAGGGCTATATGTATATAACTTTCATTCTTCTTGCCAAATGCTACAAAAGTCTGTCAACATGCAAATGAAATAAGCATGGCTGTTTACTGAAGTTTCCATGCACAGGAGTAAATCGACTTTCAGACAACCTAGAGGAGATGACTGGAAAAAGAGCAAACATCTTCTTCAGACTGTGTTGGCTAATAGTTGCTCCTGTGCTGATCACTGTAAGTCGACAGGCTTTTTTCATCAACAtgattttgatgatttttttcccccaaaagcCAAACTGGGATCCATCTAATAGCGTCACAACTAAACGTTTACGCGTTTCTTCTTGCGGCAGGTTATCCTGATTTTCTCCATCATCCAGTTCAAACCAGCCCGCTATGGGGACTATGTCTTCCCTCCCTGGGCTCAGGCGGTCGGCTGGGTCATTGCCATGGGCTCCATCATTTGGATTCCTTTGGGTGCCGTTCACACATTGTGGGTGCTACCTGGCTCATTCATGCAGGTGACACACATTaaccatttcctttttattttttcacccCAACCAAGATATTGCAGGTAGTAACTTCGTGCAAATGTTCATGTTCATGTGTTAATATTATCGGTACATTTCTCCTACAGAAACTGAAGCTGTCTGTCACGCCACGCGCCTCGGATGGAATGTCAAAAATGGCGTATTatgagaggggaggaggagacgCATGTCCGGGCATAGCGGTCATCAGCTCCAACATCCATCTAGCTGAAAAACCTCCTATTCAGACAAACCTGTAATACCTCTGTGCTTTGCACAATCCTAGCCACCAAGAGTGGCAGCTCAAGTTAATCACAAATTATTGTTTGCAATAGTTTTACTTCTGGTAAGTCAAACAGAAGTATACTACAAAAAAGCGTCGCTGCATATCTGCCATGCAGATATATTAAAATGGCCATTTTTGTGAGCCTACAAATTCATTTTGTTGTCGTAGCTTTAAGAAACGTCTTACAGTTTTTCGCGGAATTTTAATGTGACGAGATGTTGTGGAAAGACAGCGTTTGGAATCCGTTATGGTTGTGTACATCTGAAATATCCAGGCCAACACTTCCTCTGTTGTGACAGAAATGACAAAGGAGTGGCACTCAggacttcacacacacatttcccgCCCCTAATTTGTGGACTTTACTTTGCTAAGGGTGCCATCTTTTGGCCATGTCTGGTGATGCAAGTATGAGTGTTGATAAATCTCAGGTCAGGTACTGTATACTCCGATTTAGTACTTACGTCTAAGCCAATAAAATGACATAGTAATGCCACTATTTAACATTTACAGTTCATACAGCTGAACTTTTTTTGTTGAACCTCTTCCCTTTAAAATATAAACCACTGTGGACTAATTCATTGTGGCTGACTCATTTATTAGGTCAAATGAAACAGGGCACTGCTGATAAAAAATGATAAATGCTGGTGGTAAACAGAGGAGTACATGGGTCATGCAAGTCATGTAATGTGTAATAAAAACCTGTCACAAAGTCCACAGCTTGTGTCTTATTTCTGCACTGACAGGTTGACCGTAACAGTCCGTCTGGTGAACATACAAACAAAAGACCATAACTTACTTCTGggcaattgtttttatttattcatttaaaaggAGAAACTTCCACTGAAAAGGTACACATTTCTAGGGTATGTACACAGAGTTAGTTTCTTCTCCTATATAAGTTGCCAGTGTTTCCTTCTTATAATTCCTCATAAATGAATCCAAAAGTGCAGGACGACTGAAATTACACAGGCAAAAAAGGTGGATAGCAGAAACCCATGTGCTTAACAAACAAGGGCCCCTCCCTGTACTTTTCCTGATTCCTACAATTGGGGTTGAAACCTGGATGGATCCAAACAAGGGTAACTGGATGTGTTTGTGAGAACATACAGTGAGTAAAGGTGTCAGGATGGACAGACTGCTGATGGTTAGTTACAGTCGGTAGCACATAGCATTGTCTATGGTTAGTGAGTATGAGACCACTTCTATCTACAATCAAAAGTTTAAAtagttataaaacaaaaattaaacaaGAAAAGGTCATTCTTACAAACAGCAATTAATCCTTCCattcaaatttcaaaaagatATGTCATATGacctacaaaaacaaaacaaagaaaacatgtgcAATCAATGGCATACTCTTCCATCTGAAGTGATGGCCGTGGAGATGACCACATAGCACAGCAGCAACTCTCTCCTTTGTTATTTGTTCCTACTGTAGTTTTGGAGTCAGCTCAGTTCAGGACTGGGCTCAACAATTCACAAATACCAGGTGGCTGCATTCAGTAGTATTTTTGTAGTGGTTCACAAAGTCCACGCCCTTCATTTCCTCGCATAGCCTCCTTAAGGCTCCAGCCCTCTTCGACCACGTCCTTGCAGAGCCAACACAGCTGTAGTTGATTTGTTTTACCCCCCCCAACCCTTACCCAGCAGAGGTCGCTAAGGAGTCACCatggctgctgtctgtctgctccTCCTGCAGCTTCCTGTCTCACTGCTATGAAACCTGCTCTACTGGCCTCATCTGCACATCTCCAATCTGatgacacaaatacaaaaaggaGATTAATAAAGAAACCAATCACCACTCGACGCTGATGCATTTATGGGGACGAAAGCTTGAGAGAGGCACCTGGACATGAGGAGGGGCACTGAGGACAAATGTGACCGCGCTGGCTATGTCTTCTGCTTTCAAACACTGAACAGTGGAGAAAAATTAGGCATTATTGATGCAACAGCACTGTGATGATTTTGCTTTGTGAAATGCATCTTGTGACGCTCAGTCAAACGTGCACTCGTACCTTCATACTCTCATACACTGCAGCGGCTTTCTCTGGATCACTGTTGTGGTGCCGGAAGGCAAACTCAGTCTCCACTATTCCAGGAGATATACACTGCAGGGCAGGCAAATGCATTAGACATGTACTGCTTGCACACTGACAGAGCACTTTAAAATGAGATCGGGAAAGCCTAAGGGCATACTGTATGTAGAGTCGTTTATGTGGTCCGATATGCGAGCAGTAGCACAGGTCAAAGAAAAAGCTGCACGCTCCGATGATGACGACTAACTTACTGTTGCTCTGATGTGGGTGTTTGCTTCTCGAAGTTCTTGCCGTATCCCCTCAGTCAAAGCAGTCACAGCGTATTTAGTGGCACAGTAGAAATGCTCATCAGCACTAGGCACCATTCTATGCCCACCCATACTGTGACAggtaggaggaggagagagagatgcatgAGCTAGTGACCACATTTAGTAGCTTCAACCTTGATCCAAACCCAAATTATGGTATTAAATTACTAATCTTACACTCTCCGACTTGTGTTATTTTAAATGCCTCTACTTGCTCGC is a window of Perca fluviatilis chromosome 16, GENO_Pfluv_1.0, whole genome shotgun sequence DNA encoding:
- the si:ch211-283g2.1 gene encoding sodium-dependent dopamine transporter, whose amino-acid sequence is MEFGPRRATVATQGADMEQQLDRPTWSRQIEFTLAGIGCAVGLGNVWRFPYLCYRSGGGAFLVPYLLMLVVLGIPLLYMELIVGQYTRRGPVHALATVCPLLKGVGIASVAISFIMCTYYNVVITWALFYLFSSFQAVLPWQNCNNTWNTPNCTNHATNSSYTSTASQEFFKYKMLEQTSGVDETGVVRWELLLLLFLAWILIYFCIFKGVKSTGKVVYFTALFPYVILIALLINNAQLPGALDGITFFIVPEWGKLLSVEVWVNAAAQIFNSIGIGFGSLMAMSSYNSFNNNVLKDTLTISIINSLTSILAGFVIFSAFGYMSHLQGIPVSDLAVDGPGLVFVLYPQAFANMPVAQLWAVMFFFMLLCLGLDSEFAMVEVMVTSLMDEFYQHLIQIFKRKELFVLAVCGAACLLGIPCVMQVGIYVFQLMDHYTAIVSIMFLAVFEVIAICWCYGVNRLSDNLEEMTGKRANIFFRLCWLIVAPVLITVILIFSIIQFKPARYGDYVFPPWAQAVGWVIAMGSIIWIPLGAVHTLWVLPGSFMQKLKLSVTPRASDGMSKMAYYERGGGDACPGIAVISSNIHLAEKPPIQTNL